In a single window of the Flavobacterium sp. W4I14 genome:
- a CDS encoding hypothetical protein (product_source=Hypo-rule applied; ko=KO:K21572; pfam=PF07980,PF14322; superfamily=48452), with product MKRIHLNITLSVWLGMVVFSGCKKILEEEPRSVFTPDYFKTVTGVNGGLTAMYGHLRNMYGQAYYYNSLITGTDEATWGKDADGNFKDMDCSGVGSILSTSYPSTVLWGEAFPNINTASGVIENASAAGIASSLVAEARFFRAFDYFLLVQTFGGVPLDLGAGPLKFNTSPVRTSVRNTVPEVYTKAVFPDLLTAVADLPVAARVTGGVTKTLARLYLAKAYLTYGWWLQNPNNIPTYPAANRTDPDGHDANWYFQQAYDVSTAAIESPGSYGLVDTYYDVNLGSNDRNKEMLLYADHTQTSERFNGGSLTFGSGGAPDNFAGWMMTWNYTNIRSGGISSVQREAEQHLGRPWNRMAPPIEVFKNTFADKTLDSRYDGTFTTVYRGNWPKGYNPPESAPTSLVNANGLTIVPGNAVLSFLDADNSAVSYPSGAGTSNVGAGTLPGRADYVISPSGISRIVYPGLWKLGPYRTDNGTGLGQPNAGSTRPYPIAKFSELYFVAAEAAVKGATTKAGKSARELINVVRARAGKWRWDNNGNVAKVADNSAAMIAATPATIDINYILAERSREYYAEGYRRFDLIRTQKWAELSTTFSICGTGYGDHTPVTVTRTITPNLYLRPIPQGQIDGMQMSDEAKKAYQNPGY from the coding sequence ATGAAACGTATACATTTAAATATAACATTGAGCGTTTGGCTTGGGATGGTCGTTTTCTCAGGCTGTAAAAAAATTCTTGAAGAAGAACCCCGTAGTGTCTTTACACCAGATTACTTTAAAACCGTAACAGGGGTAAATGGTGGTCTTACAGCAATGTACGGTCACCTCCGCAACATGTATGGGCAGGCCTATTATTATAATTCGCTAATTACCGGTACCGATGAGGCTACTTGGGGCAAAGATGCTGATGGCAATTTTAAGGATATGGATTGTTCAGGTGTTGGGTCAATACTTTCTACAAGTTATCCCAGTACCGTATTATGGGGAGAAGCCTTTCCGAATATTAATACAGCAAGTGGCGTAATTGAGAATGCCAGTGCCGCAGGTATTGCCTCTTCATTGGTTGCGGAAGCAAGATTCTTCCGCGCCTTTGATTATTTTTTGTTGGTACAAACTTTCGGTGGGGTACCACTCGATTTGGGTGCCGGACCACTCAAATTCAATACTAGTCCCGTAAGAACATCAGTTCGAAATACAGTTCCCGAGGTATACACAAAGGCAGTATTTCCTGATTTGTTGACGGCTGTTGCCGATTTACCAGTTGCAGCCCGCGTTACGGGAGGGGTAACAAAAACTTTGGCACGACTGTATTTGGCAAAAGCCTACCTAACTTATGGGTGGTGGCTGCAAAATCCTAACAATATTCCAACCTATCCTGCAGCAAACCGTACTGATCCTGACGGACATGATGCAAACTGGTATTTTCAGCAAGCTTATGATGTTTCAACTGCAGCTATAGAAAGTCCTGGATCTTACGGTTTGGTAGATACTTATTATGATGTAAATTTAGGATCAAATGACCGTAACAAAGAAATGTTGTTATATGCTGATCATACACAAACGAGCGAACGTTTTAATGGCGGTAGTTTAACCTTTGGTAGTGGTGGGGCACCTGATAATTTTGCAGGTTGGATGATGACCTGGAATTACACCAATATCAGAAGCGGAGGAATCAGTTCGGTTCAGCGTGAAGCAGAGCAACACCTTGGTAGGCCATGGAACCGGATGGCTCCGCCTATTGAAGTGTTTAAAAATACTTTTGCCGATAAAACATTGGATTCGCGTTATGATGGCACCTTTACAACGGTATATCGTGGAAATTGGCCTAAAGGATATAATCCTCCAGAATCGGCCCCTACCTCTTTGGTTAATGCCAATGGCTTGACTATCGTTCCTGGAAATGCCGTTTTAAGCTTTCTGGATGCTGATAATAGCGCTGTAAGTTATCCAAGCGGAGCCGGAACAAGTAATGTTGGCGCAGGCACATTGCCAGGAAGGGCAGATTATGTAATTTCCCCATCTGGAATAAGCAGAATCGTTTATCCGGGTCTTTGGAAACTGGGGCCTTACCGTACAGATAATGGCACAGGTTTAGGTCAGCCAAATGCAGGTAGTACCCGGCCTTACCCTATTGCAAAGTTTTCTGAACTTTACTTCGTAGCTGCCGAAGCTGCTGTAAAAGGTGCTACAACCAAAGCAGGTAAAAGTGCGCGCGAACTGATCAATGTAGTGAGGGCCCGTGCCGGAAAATGGCGTTGGGATAATAATGGTAATGTGGCAAAAGTAGCCGACAATAGTGCAGCCATGATTGCCGCAACCCCAGCAACGATTGATATCAATTATATTTTGGCAGAGCGATCGCGTGAATATTATGCGGAAGGATACCGGAGATTCGACCTCATTAGAACGCAAAAATGGGCAGAGTTATCCACTACATTCAGTATTTGTGGTACAGGATATGGCGACCATACACCAGTAACGGTTACTAGAACAATTACTCCAAATCTTTATCTCCGTCCAATTCCACAAGGACAGATAGATGGCATGCAAATGTCTGATGAGGCAAAGAAAGCATATCAAAACCCTGGCTACTAA
- a CDS encoding hypothetical protein (product_source=Hypo-rule applied; cath_funfam=2.60.120.260,2.60.40.10; cleavage_site_network=SignalP-noTM; pfam=PF00703,PF02836,PF02837; superfamily=49303,49785,51445), whose translation MKNTGLPILLLTILLQVYGGNVCAQTAKLPTKWTKEAMAAQNPFPDYPRPQMVRGEWKSLNGKWDYIGGKDKLNAFNPKMPIAFAGKSEQILVPYCPESVISGIERKQEVNMWYRRRFEIPQNWKGKNILINFEAVDHDATIFVNGKKAGAHAGGYDAFSLDITPLLKSGSNELIVAAYDSNDGRMPSGKNGPRGDYTFSSGIWQGVWLEPLGAVHIKNIKLLPDLENSRLKIMVDANSSAISAVALDGNKIVSQAQGSNGKIFYLPVPNPKLWSPDEPFLYDLKITLKGHNGETVDEVKSYFGMRDIRLGKVSGVMRPLLNGKFIMQVGLLDQGYWPDGILTAPTEDALKSDLEFTKKAGFNLIRKHMKTEPKRFYYWADKLGILLWQDMPAIWYQNEDTAKVRSVFRKELKAVMDEHYNSPSIIAWVPFNENWGAFDVPAITDWVKKYDPSRLVNGNSGFNNNPGYQKAAGDPGNGDFVDTHIYIGPYDASTPDDKRAASLGEFGGVGLFVRDHMWPVENNAYAYEPTSAALTDRYVLLMSQVEQLMKYKGLSVAVYTQTTDVEHEVNGLLTYDRAVEKMDIKKVNEINRVVIAEGRKLNSPERQ comes from the coding sequence ATGAAAAATACAGGTTTACCGATCCTACTCCTGACAATACTGTTGCAGGTATATGGTGGAAATGTTTGCGCTCAGACTGCAAAACTACCAACAAAATGGACTAAGGAGGCGATGGCGGCCCAAAATCCTTTTCCAGATTATCCCCGGCCGCAGATGGTACGTGGAGAATGGAAGTCGTTGAACGGTAAATGGGATTATATCGGTGGAAAAGATAAACTTAATGCATTTAATCCGAAAATGCCGATTGCATTTGCCGGGAAATCTGAACAGATACTCGTTCCATACTGCCCTGAATCGGTGATCTCGGGCATCGAGCGCAAGCAGGAGGTGAACATGTGGTACCGCAGGCGTTTCGAAATACCCCAGAACTGGAAGGGTAAAAATATCTTAATTAATTTTGAGGCTGTTGATCATGATGCAACTATTTTCGTTAACGGAAAAAAGGCAGGGGCTCATGCTGGCGGCTATGACGCTTTTTCGCTGGATATAACCCCATTGCTAAAATCTGGTAGTAATGAATTGATTGTTGCTGCTTACGATTCCAATGACGGCAGAATGCCTTCGGGCAAAAATGGACCAAGGGGAGATTATACCTTCAGCTCTGGCATCTGGCAGGGTGTATGGCTTGAACCATTGGGCGCAGTGCATATCAAAAATATCAAGCTGTTGCCCGATCTGGAAAATAGCAGGCTCAAGATAATGGTCGATGCAAATTCTTCCGCCATATCTGCGGTAGCACTTGATGGCAATAAGATCGTATCTCAGGCACAGGGAAGTAATGGAAAAATTTTTTATCTGCCAGTCCCAAATCCAAAGTTATGGTCTCCTGATGAACCTTTTCTTTATGATCTTAAAATCACCCTCAAAGGTCATAACGGTGAAACTGTTGATGAGGTGAAGAGCTATTTCGGTATGCGCGATATCAGGCTGGGTAAGGTGTCTGGTGTGATGCGCCCGTTGCTGAACGGAAAGTTCATCATGCAGGTTGGTCTTCTCGATCAGGGTTACTGGCCGGATGGAATTCTGACTGCTCCCACTGAGGATGCGCTGAAATCTGATCTAGAATTTACAAAAAAGGCAGGTTTCAACCTCATTCGCAAACACATGAAAACCGAACCGAAACGTTTTTACTATTGGGCAGATAAACTGGGCATACTGCTTTGGCAGGACATGCCCGCAATCTGGTACCAGAACGAGGATACCGCAAAAGTGCGCTCCGTTTTTCGTAAGGAGCTCAAGGCGGTAATGGATGAACATTATAACTCCCCTTCAATTATTGCCTGGGTACCCTTTAATGAGAACTGGGGTGCTTTCGATGTACCGGCGATTACGGACTGGGTAAAAAAGTACGATCCCTCAAGACTTGTAAATGGAAATTCGGGATTTAACAACAATCCCGGTTACCAAAAGGCGGCCGGTGATCCCGGTAATGGAGATTTTGTGGATACGCATATCTACATAGGCCCTTATGATGCGTCTACACCTGACGATAAAAGAGCTGCATCTTTGGGGGAGTTCGGCGGCGTGGGACTTTTTGTAAGAGATCATATGTGGCCTGTTGAAAACAATGCATATGCCTATGAACCCACCAGTGCTGCGTTAACAGATAGGTATGTACTGCTGATGAGCCAGGTTGAACAGCTGATGAAATACAAAGGCCTTAGCGTAGCAGTTTACACTCAGACAACCGATGTGGAGCATGAGGTTAACGGGTTGCTGACTTATGACCGTGCAGTTGAAAAAATGGATATCAAGAAGGTAAATGAAATAAACAGGGTGGTGATCGCTGAGGGAAGAAAGTTAAATTCTCCAGAAAGGCAGTAG
- a CDS encoding hypothetical protein (product_source=Hypo-rule applied; superfamily=49723), translating to MRAELKSLALTTITLIVLGGCNPNSKSKHTARQEDTVATQKKATSYSLQDSIALLQLTQNLYRWNQTGDNDDYFSPVLKENNDTLYAGLDMKLHQQKLQKISEAGLFSKTFISNYNKIAMTIDAKIKDGTLQWKIGELPPFGNGANLWCNCQDLPDDFLSKLHIMHLRDEKDGIFYNWAWGDGIVYNLKALKENNQWKISEMEGFDYDSFVGTFQKQNDFTGKWGNEMVTLNIGKTSLAFEYHGQCVYFYPVKKISDTEFEMIWARDMDCKFDNGTKETFGLKAVPQLGKPFAKFIIKNGTLYAEYYYAEWVKRYTAQVQDNVFTPKYSRKNENN from the coding sequence TGGGGGGCTGTAACCCAAATAGCAAAAGTAAGCACACTGCGCGGCAAGAGGATACTGTAGCTACACAAAAAAAAGCAACATCATATTCATTGCAAGATAGCATTGCTTTGTTGCAACTTACCCAAAACTTATACCGATGGAACCAAACAGGTGATAATGATGATTATTTTAGCCCCGTTTTGAAAGAAAATAATGATACCCTATATGCAGGGCTTGATATGAAGTTACACCAACAAAAGCTGCAGAAAATAAGTGAGGCAGGATTATTCTCTAAAACTTTTATAAGCAATTACAACAAAATTGCAATGACCATTGATGCGAAAATAAAGGATGGTACGCTACAATGGAAAATCGGCGAACTGCCGCCCTTCGGCAACGGCGCAAATCTTTGGTGCAATTGCCAGGATTTGCCGGATGATTTTTTAAGCAAACTACATATTATGCACCTTCGGGATGAAAAGGATGGTATATTTTATAACTGGGCTTGGGGAGACGGTATTGTGTACAACCTCAAGGCACTAAAAGAAAACAACCAATGGAAAATATCGGAAATGGAAGGTTTTGATTACGATAGTTTCGTGGGAACTTTTCAGAAGCAAAATGACTTTACTGGTAAGTGGGGAAACGAAATGGTTACGCTGAATATTGGGAAAACCTCGCTGGCTTTTGAATACCACGGCCAATGTGTGTATTTCTATCCAGTAAAAAAGATAAGCGACACCGAATTTGAAATGATTTGGGCAAGAGATATGGACTGTAAATTCGACAATGGAACCAAGGAGACTTTTGGTTTAAAAGCGGTACCTCAACTGGGAAAGCCATTTGCAAAATTCATCATTAAAAATGGCACTTTATATGCTGAATATTATTACGCCGAATGGGTAAAACGATATACAGCACAAGTACAGGATAATGTTTTCACCCCGAAATATTCCAGGAAAAATGAAAATAATTAA
- a CDS encoding threonine/homoserine/homoserine lactone efflux protein (product_source=COG1280; cog=COG1280; superfamily=118215; transmembrane_helix_parts=Inside_1_6,TMhelix_7_29,Outside_30_41,TMhelix_42_64,Inside_65_75,TMhelix_76_98,Outside_99_115), with protein MKIIKPIFIRFLIVSVPLLILYFYAQMAFKANRERAHPTDAGLGIAFLLVFILVALFIGFVADFIKSLRRKQHKNAWIDFCFLLLFTIPILYIVCLMASRDCFCGWLIDTIDFAR; from the coding sequence ATGAAAATAATTAAACCTATTTTCATCCGCTTCTTAATTGTTTCAGTGCCATTATTAATCTTGTATTTCTATGCACAAATGGCATTTAAAGCAAATAGAGAGAGAGCACATCCTACCGATGCCGGGCTAGGTATAGCGTTCCTACTGGTTTTTATACTGGTCGCTTTATTCATCGGTTTTGTAGCCGACTTTATTAAAAGCTTAAGGCGAAAACAGCACAAAAATGCCTGGATAGATTTTTGTTTTCTACTGTTGTTCACCATCCCTATTTTATATATCGTATGCCTGATGGCAAGCAGGGATTGTTTTTGTGGTTGGCTTATTGATACGATAGATTTTGCAAGATAG
- a CDS encoding hypothetical protein (product_source=Hypo-rule applied; transmembrane_helix_parts=Outside_1_14,TMhelix_15_37,Inside_38_66): MQALFGIVSIYQRFFAFSLYFLRNIMLDIFFGGILLFAESFSNAGDDKNPRNKLLHLLFIYRYIQK, encoded by the coding sequence ATGCAAGCGCTTTTTGGGATTGTATCAATCTACCAGCGTTTTTTTGCTTTCAGCTTATATTTTTTGAGAAACATTATGTTAGATATTTTTTTTGGCGGGATTTTACTTTTCGCTGAATCATTTTCAAACGCTGGGGACGATAAGAATCCCAGAAACAAACTTCTTCACCTTCTGTTTATCTACCGCTATATTCAAAAATAG